Part of the Candidatus Stygibacter australis genome, AGAACTATCGTTATTATGCAGATATGCTTCAGGATTAATTCCGCAGGAAAGCATACGGTCATAGCTGTTCGAATCAACAATAGCACCTGCATATTCACTATTGCCGTCTTTACCATCTGAAGCTACAGCAGCTACTGTAACGCCTTTTAGATTACGAATAGAAATTGCTGCTGACAGAGCAAGTTCCTGATTTCTTCCACCTTTGCCTTTTCCTGTAACTTTCACAGTGGTTTCACCACCGCAGATGGCAATGCAGGGAAGATTTATCCTGCTTTTAGGACTCAGGGCATTTTTGACAATATCGGGTATCATCCGGGCATAATTCTTAGCTTCTCCAGCCATGTCAGAAGTAAGTAACCAGGGGATATAGCCATTCTTGAGAATAATTTCTGCAGTGATATGACAGAGGAGTTCATTATTCCCAATAATTTTTTGTCTAATATTTCTGAGTTTATCAGGAGTTTCCTGTGAGATAGCTTTCAGTATCTGAGGATTGGTTTCTACATTATACTTTTTTAATATCTCCTGGGCTGCCTGAGATGTTGTAAAATCCGGTGCAGCAAGTCCAGAGCCGATAGTATCTGTTCTATCACCTGGCACATCCGATAGTAGATAGGAGTAAATTTTTGCGGGATCAGCAAGTTGTGCCAGTTGTCCACCTTTGACCAAAGAGAGGTGTTTA contains:
- a CDS encoding DUF4147 domain-containing protein, with the protein product MYDLLKSIIEESLKRVQADKLLKAVLQKEDLSGNFILISIGKAACAMAKAAIEHFGERITQGLIITPYDHAFPVHNFLIIEAGHPYPDENSLLAGQSIAQLSKKLKRNEQVLLLISGGTSALVELPRDGISIEDIKKITRHLQLAGADIIELNTVRKHLSLVKGGQLAQLADPAKIYSYLLSDVPGDRTDTIGSGLAAPDFTTSQAAQEILKKYNVETNPQILKAISQETPDKLRNIRQKIIGNNELLCHITAEIILKNGYIPWLLTSDMAGEAKNYARMIPDIVKNALSPKSRINLPCIAICGGETTVKVTGKGKGGRNQELALSAAISIRNLKGVTVAAVASDGKDGNSEYAGAIVDSNSYDRMLSCGINPEAYLHNNDSSNALNKIDAVINTGNTNTNLNDLLLILIEK